In the genome of Candidatus Tanganyikabacteria bacterium, one region contains:
- a CDS encoding DNA polymerase III subunit alpha has protein sequence MARGKFVHCHAHSQYSLLDGASRVKDMVARAVECEMPAIAVTDHGVMYGAVEFYYEARKAGIKPLLGMEAYVAFGDRREKSAARTGKHYGHLVLIAKDQKGYENLVKLNTIGHLEGYYHKPRIDREVLSQFSEGLVALSACIGGQVPQMVLQKRFGEAEELALWYKSVFGSDFYLELQDHGLADQHTVNRAFLELSERTGIPLVATNDSHYTKPDDTAAHDALICIGTGQIVADPNRKMAYGPDFYIKSAEQMYEIFHDVPEACRNTLEVASKCNVVLEMGRSRLPVYSVPESFTTDTYLIDLAQRGLRRRYNAITPELEHRLEYELGVITQMGFPAYFLIVSDFIMWAKDRGIPVGPGRGSAAGSLVAYCLGITDLDPVKYNLLFERFLNPERVSMPDIDVDFCIDRRGEVIKYVREKYGEDRVSQIVTFNTMKAKAAIKDVARVMGLSFTEANDLCKKVPDELNITLEAATAEGTELYAEMQRNERARQVIEMARRLEGLTRNTSIHAAGVVIAEEPLDTLVPLTRLDKDEVGGVSTQYEQKYLEMLGLLKMDFLGLRNLTMIGRAIEMIERNHGLKVDFSNQDFTDPKVYEFLRTGDTIGIFQVESEGMTKLIKRLQPTSFEDISAILALYRPGPLQTGYVDKYVDRRHGREKIEYPHPLLEPILRDTYGTMVYQEQIMQIAQVLAGYSLGGADLLRRAMGKKKADEMAKQRAIFLEGCRQNEVDEKVANAIFDDMEKFSEYCFNRAHTAAYAVLTYQTAWLKTYYPREYMAALLSSYIGSMDKIQLTVLDCRHMGIEVLPPDVNSSGSDFTVVPEGIRFGLGAVKNVGLSAVEEIVRKREGAGGRFKDAFDFFEKVDQKLVNKRCIESLVLCGGFDSFAEAGRFNRARFLGDNLDALVSWASDQQRGANSGQFSLFAGMEELVAPPRPNLIDVPPMDPAEALKAEKDMIGLYLSGHPLNYLPTRLEWHTTATAKALETVVEPRPVVVGGLIYGCRKILTKRGDMMMSGKLEDFTGSIDWVMFPKAFETYGSFLADDAKMLLKGKYSRGNDDRQQIEVEHVWELGNLVSCHVHLPPGIDGAYLVGLKEACRAHKGDIPVILHFDGRTEEVVAGDAFWVDRSASLDAALARVLGDPERIKWHEPRPLLSGAAM, from the coding sequence ATGGCCCGCGGTAAGTTCGTGCATTGCCACGCGCACAGCCAGTACTCGCTGCTCGACGGCGCGAGCCGGGTGAAGGACATGGTGGCCAGGGCGGTCGAGTGCGAAATGCCCGCTATTGCCGTGACCGACCACGGGGTAATGTACGGAGCCGTGGAGTTCTACTATGAGGCCAGAAAGGCAGGTATCAAGCCGCTTTTGGGCATGGAGGCGTACGTCGCTTTCGGGGATCGTCGGGAGAAGTCCGCTGCGCGGACCGGCAAGCACTACGGTCACCTCGTTCTTATCGCGAAGGACCAGAAGGGCTACGAAAACCTGGTCAAGCTCAACACCATCGGACACCTCGAAGGGTACTATCACAAGCCGCGGATCGACCGCGAGGTGCTGTCGCAGTTCAGCGAGGGCCTGGTGGCACTTTCGGCATGCATTGGCGGACAGGTCCCGCAGATGGTGCTCCAGAAGCGCTTCGGAGAGGCCGAGGAGCTCGCGCTCTGGTACAAGAGCGTCTTCGGGTCCGATTTCTACCTCGAGCTCCAGGATCACGGGCTGGCGGACCAGCACACGGTCAACCGGGCCTTCCTGGAACTGTCCGAGCGGACCGGCATACCCCTAGTCGCGACCAACGACTCGCACTACACCAAGCCTGACGACACGGCCGCCCATGACGCGCTGATCTGCATCGGCACCGGCCAGATCGTGGCGGACCCAAACCGAAAGATGGCGTATGGCCCCGATTTCTACATCAAGAGCGCCGAGCAGATGTACGAGATCTTTCACGATGTCCCGGAGGCTTGCCGCAATACCTTGGAGGTCGCCTCCAAATGCAACGTCGTGCTGGAGATGGGCCGCTCGCGATTGCCCGTGTACTCCGTGCCAGAAAGCTTCACGACGGACACCTACCTAATCGACCTGGCGCAGCGGGGATTGCGGCGGCGCTACAACGCGATCACGCCGGAGCTCGAGCATCGCCTTGAGTACGAGCTCGGCGTCATCACCCAGATGGGCTTCCCGGCCTACTTCCTCATCGTGTCCGACTTCATCATGTGGGCCAAGGACCGCGGCATCCCGGTAGGCCCGGGCCGCGGGAGCGCCGCGGGCTCGCTGGTCGCCTATTGCCTGGGCATCACCGACCTGGACCCGGTCAAGTACAACCTCTTGTTCGAGCGCTTCCTCAATCCGGAGCGCGTGTCGATGCCCGACATCGACGTGGACTTCTGCATCGACCGACGCGGCGAGGTCATCAAGTATGTACGAGAGAAGTATGGAGAGGACCGGGTCTCGCAGATCGTCACGTTCAATACGATGAAGGCCAAGGCCGCGATCAAGGACGTCGCGCGGGTGATGGGTCTGTCCTTTACCGAAGCCAACGACCTATGCAAGAAGGTCCCCGACGAGCTAAACATCACGCTCGAGGCCGCCACGGCGGAAGGCACCGAACTCTACGCCGAAATGCAGCGCAACGAGAGGGCCCGCCAGGTCATCGAAATGGCCCGTAGGTTGGAGGGCCTTACTAGAAACACCAGCATCCATGCGGCCGGAGTGGTCATCGCCGAGGAACCCCTCGACACCCTGGTCCCGCTCACGCGGCTGGACAAAGACGAAGTGGGCGGGGTGTCCACCCAGTACGAGCAGAAGTATCTGGAGATGCTGGGCCTGCTCAAGATGGACTTCCTGGGCCTGCGCAATCTGACGATGATCGGCCGCGCCATCGAGATGATCGAGCGCAACCATGGCCTCAAGGTCGATTTCTCCAACCAGGACTTCACCGACCCGAAAGTCTACGAATTTCTGCGCACGGGCGACACCATCGGCATTTTTCAGGTGGAATCGGAGGGCATGACCAAGCTCATCAAGCGCTTGCAGCCCACCAGTTTCGAGGACATCTCGGCCATTCTCGCACTGTACCGGCCTGGCCCGTTGCAAACGGGCTACGTCGACAAATACGTCGATCGCCGCCACGGGCGGGAGAAGATTGAGTATCCGCACCCGCTCCTGGAGCCAATCCTGCGCGACACCTACGGCACGATGGTGTATCAGGAGCAGATCATGCAGATTGCCCAGGTGCTCGCGGGCTATTCCCTGGGTGGCGCCGATCTGCTGCGGCGGGCCATGGGCAAGAAGAAGGCCGACGAAATGGCCAAGCAGCGCGCCATCTTCCTGGAAGGCTGCAGGCAGAACGAGGTAGACGAGAAGGTGGCCAACGCCATCTTCGATGACATGGAGAAGTTCTCCGAGTACTGCTTCAATCGGGCCCACACTGCCGCCTATGCGGTGCTCACCTACCAGACCGCCTGGCTCAAGACGTACTACCCGCGGGAGTATATGGCCGCGCTACTTTCGAGCTACATCGGCTCGATGGACAAGATCCAGCTCACGGTGCTGGACTGCCGCCACATGGGCATCGAGGTCCTCCCGCCGGACGTCAATTCAAGCGGCTCGGACTTCACCGTCGTGCCTGAAGGTATCCGCTTCGGCCTGGGAGCGGTGAAAAACGTCGGCCTGTCAGCGGTCGAAGAGATCGTGCGCAAGCGTGAAGGCGCCGGCGGCCGGTTCAAGGACGCCTTCGACTTCTTCGAAAAGGTCGATCAGAAGCTGGTCAATAAGCGGTGCATCGAGTCGCTGGTCCTTTGCGGCGGGTTCGACAGCTTCGCCGAGGCGGGGCGGTTCAATCGGGCGCGTTTCCTGGGCGACAACCTTGACGCACTTGTGAGCTGGGCCAGCGACCAGCAGCGCGGGGCCAACTCCGGGCAATTCTCGCTCTTCGCGGGCATGGAGGAGCTCGTCGCTCCGCCAAGGCCAAACTTGATCGACGTTCCGCCGATGGATCCTGCAGAGGCTTTGAAGGCCGAGAAGGACATGATCGGCTTGTACCTGTCGGGCCATCCGCTCAACTACCTCCCGACCCGTCTCGAGTGGCACACTACGGCCACGGCCAAAGCCCTCGAGACCGTCGTCGAACCGCGCCCGGTCGTCGTGGGCGGCCTGATTTACGGCTGCCGGAAGATTCTCACCAAGCGCGGAGACATGATGATGTCGGGAAAGCTCGAGGATTTCACGGGCTCCATTGACTGGGTCATGTTCCCGAAGGCTTTCGAGACGTACGGCTCCTTCCTCGCCGACGACGCCAAGATGTTGCTGAAGGGCAAGTATTCTCGAGGCAACGACGATCGGCAGCAAATCGAGGTCGAGCACGTCTGGGAACTGGGCAACCTGGTGTCATGTCACGTGCATCTGCCGCCCGGCATCGACGGGGCCTACCTGGTGGGCCTCA